One window of Flavobacteriales bacterium genomic DNA carries:
- the rsmH gene encoding 16S rRNA (cytosine(1402)-N(4))-methyltransferase RsmH, translating to MTRPQGTYHDPVLLKECIEALAIRPDGIYVDVTFGGGGHSRAILEQLGPDGSLIAFDRDADARLNAPKDPRFTLVPSDYRWIRNHLRYLEKLPVDGLLADLGVSSHQFDTADRGFSFRFDAPLDMRMNQQDKRTAADLLNSLDERALTDLLRTYGEVDQAHKVAQRIVQARAAERIGTTGQLVEVLKPMARRGEEHGFLAQVFQALRIAVNDELGSLERLLTESTEVIKPGGRLVVMSYHSLEDRLVKNWMKTGSLEGKEDKDVFGNSKRPFKPTQSKAVQASEQEQLSNPRARSARLRTAVRQ from the coding sequence GTACTTCTTAAGGAGTGCATCGAAGCGCTCGCCATCCGCCCCGACGGCATCTATGTGGACGTGACCTTCGGAGGTGGTGGCCATAGCCGCGCCATCTTGGAACAGTTGGGACCCGATGGCTCGTTGATCGCCTTCGACCGCGATGCCGATGCCCGCCTGAACGCGCCCAAGGATCCGCGCTTCACGCTTGTTCCTTCGGATTACCGCTGGATCAGGAACCACCTGCGCTATCTCGAAAAACTGCCGGTGGACGGACTGTTGGCCGACCTCGGCGTCAGCAGCCACCAGTTCGACACCGCCGATCGCGGTTTCAGTTTCCGCTTCGATGCACCGCTGGACATGCGGATGAACCAGCAGGACAAGCGCACCGCCGCGGACCTGTTGAACAGCCTCGATGAGCGTGCACTTACGGATCTTCTGCGCACATACGGCGAAGTGGACCAGGCGCACAAGGTGGCCCAGCGGATCGTGCAGGCCCGTGCGGCGGAACGCATCGGGACCACCGGCCAATTGGTGGAGGTACTGAAGCCGATGGCACGCCGCGGCGAGGAACATGGTTTTCTCGCGCAGGTCTTCCAAGCGCTGCGAATTGCGGTGAACGATGAACTCGGATCCTTGGAACGGCTGCTGACGGAAAGCACCGAGGTGATCAAGCCCGGAGGACGCTTGGTGGTGATGAGCTACCACAGCCTCGAGGACCGCTTGGTGAAGAACTGGATGAAGACCGGAAGCTTGGAAGGGAAGGAGGACAAGGATGTCTTCGGCAACAGCAAACGCCCCTTCAAGCCCACGCAGAGCAAGGCGGTGCAGGCATCGGAACAGGAACAATTGAGCAATCCGCGCGCACGCAGCGCAAGGCTCAGAACAGCGGTACGGCAGTGA